A single Hippocampus zosterae strain Florida chromosome 17, ASM2543408v3, whole genome shotgun sequence DNA region contains:
- the metrnla gene encoding meteorin-like protein, which translates to MLSQRLLASLWLPLVVVLLSRCRTSLCQYSSDQCSWKGSGLTHEGHTRDVEQVYLRCAQGSLEWLYPTGAIIVNLRPNIASPAAARLSVCIKPAADSSGSNIYLDLNGRLRLLLREEDQAPAKVHCFGILEGALFIEAVPRADISRRITAFQYELVADGLKANDSSLGAPCQPCSDAEVLLAVCTKDFVARGVIRGVQEEEEEDRWSVSVDISRLHRQKTQVFVPGGPRARRWSGRIMMPLRCAIKPGEGDFLFTGTLRFGEAWMGCAPRYKDFLRLYREAERLRSNPCHVDTD; encoded by the exons ATGCTCAGCCAGCGGCTGCTCGCCTCCCTCTGGCTACctctcgtcgtcgtcctccttaGCCGATGTCGGACTTCTCTCTGCCAGTACTCGAGCGACCAGTGCAGCTGGAAGGGAAg TGGACTGACTCACGAGGGACACACGCGTGACGTGGAGCAGGTGTACCTGCGCTGCGCCCAGGGATCCCTGGAGTGGCTGTACCCCACCGGCGCCATCATCGTCAACCTCCGGCCCAACATCGcctcccccgccgccgcccgcctctCCGTCTGCATCAAGCCCGCCGCCGACTCCAGCGGAAGCAACATCTACCTGGACCTGAACGGCCGTCTGCGCTTGCTGCTCCGTGAGGAAGACCAAGCTCCGGCAAAGGTGCACTGCTTCGGCATCCTGGAGGGGGCGCTCTTCATCGAGGCCGTCCCACGTGCTGACATCAGCCGGCGCATCACTGCCTTCCAGTACGAGCTCGTCGCCGACGGGCTGAAAGCCAACGACTCCTCGCTTGGGG CACCCTGTCAGCCGTGCAGTGACGCTGAGGTTCTTCTGGCAGTGTGCACCAAAGACTTTG TGGCTCGTGGAGTGATCAGGGgtgtgcaggaggaggaggaggaggatcgcTGGTCTGTCAGCGTGGACATCAGCCGCCTGCACAGACAAAAGACACAGGTGTTTGTCCCCGGGGGTCCAAGGGCACGGCGCTGGTCGGGACGCATCATGATGCCGCTGCGGTGCGCCATTAAACCCGGTGAGGGTGACTTCCTCTTCACGGGGACTCTGCGCTTTGGTGAGGCCTGGATGGGATGCGCGCCGCGCTACAAGGACTTCTTGCGCCTGTACAGAGAAGCGGAGAGACTGAGAAGCAATCCCTGTCACGTGGACACGGACTGA